CAAGGTGCGCACCCGGCTGCGGGAGATGGGTGCATTAGATTAAGACTGGCTTGCTGATGTCTTGGCTCGCTGGCTCGCTGAAGTCGGCCACTCTAAGACTCGGATTGCCGTGCTTGTGTCCAATCCCGTCTTGCGGAGCGCAGAATGCGAAAGCGCTTATTGCAGGGCGGGCAGGGGGAGCCCGACAGTAATCAGCTGCTGGCGGAGGGCAGCCATACCTGTGAATTCCAGGGCTTGGAGGCCGGCAGCGCGGGCGCCTTCGGCGTTGACTTGCTTGTCGTCCACAAAGAGCGAACGCTCGGGTGTGAGAGCGAAACGCTCGATAGCCAGCTGGTAGATGCGGATGTCGGGCTTGCGAATCCCGCAGTCGCCCGAGACTAGGATGCCGTTAAACTCCTGCAGGATGGGCATGGCATCGAGCCCGTAGTGGAAGGTGTCTCCATTCCAATTGGTGAGCGCGTACACCCCCACTCCGGCTGCCTGTAAGTCGCGGACCATCTGTACTGCTCCGGGAATATCGCCGGCCTGGGTCTGAGCAAAATGATCGTGGTACCAGTGCATCATCTGCAGGTAGAGCTCGCGGTGGCCCTCGTCGCTTGAGGCCGCGATGCGCTCGTAGGCCTCCTGCCAGCTCATTCCAGCATCGAGATCGTCGTTGAGGGCGAAGAAGTTGCAGTCGCGGAAAAATTGCTGGATAGTTTCCGGGCGATAGCGGCTGCAGAGGGCATCTTCGGGCACCCAGCGGGAGATAACACCCCCTAAATCGAAGAT
This window of the Bombiscardovia nodaiensis genome carries:
- a CDS encoding hydrolase — encoded protein: MSNSIQAPIEAVIFDLGGVISRWVPEDALCSRYRPETIQQFFRDCNFFALNDDLDAGMSWQEAYERIAASSDEGHRELYLQMMHWYHDHFAQTQAGDIPGAVQMVRDLQAAGVGVYALTNWNGDTFHYGLDAMPILQEFNGILVSGDCGIRKPDIRIYQLAIERFALTPERSLFVDDKQVNAEGARAAGLQALEFTGMAALRQQLITVGLPLPALQ